The following DNA comes from Quercus robur chromosome 1, dhQueRobu3.1, whole genome shotgun sequence.
TGAGAGAGTCGATACATGTAATACCCTCTCCTCTGATGCACCCTTTCTTGTTGTAACCAATACTGAGAATACATTATCTATAACTACCACTTCTATGGAGTCCCTAGAGTCCACTTTTACACTATCTACAGAATTACACTATTTAGTGTGTTAGATACATGCAACATCATACTTAAAATATGTGAATCTAGTGTTTTGGATGTATGTAGAATCACACTCACAACATATGGATCTCAGAGATAGATAAGAATCACATATTTTAAGTATAATGCTATATATACAGTTGGAGTAATGCTAAAACCACAATAAGTTTCACAATTTTTGCCATAACTCACCACGTGACGAGTTGTTATTGGTAGAGATGTGTTCTCGCATGGACTAACCACCACATCTCTACCACTCATACCTCACCATGTGACGagttgtaacaaaaattgtgCAACTTTTCGTAGGCTTAGCATTATTCATATATTTGAAAcattagatatttttgggttttactaatgtatgctCTTAGGACATATATTAGTAtaccattttagaaaattttttatggaaaagcAAAAATGGATTaacttttttgacaattttttcaatttttcataactttttttttaaaaaataaatgactaATAAGTACTCTAATGACATACATTAACATGACCATATTTTTTCTAGCGAAACAGTAGTGAGAGACGCTAGGAGTGATTCATGACTCTTGTATGCGTAGTTGATACgtcaggagagagagagagagagagagaaaattgacaGTTAATGGTGATGATGACAGTCAAGTCAGTTGGTGCCACAGGGTAATATTTGGTTTAAATTGAGAAATGCTCACGGAGAAAAAACATGGGTAGGTGCTGCCGTGCTAATAAAGAATTGTTATTATAAATAAGTTTTATTCTGTACCTGCAAGTAAAGCAAGCAACATACATTGCTCGTGCataaaacaaagagagagaattagCACAAATAACACACAGAGAAAGAGGTCAGAATATCTTCTCAGCTTCAAGCaacctttccttttttttccgcTTTTGGCAGCGAGGCTTCAACCTTGGAAGGAGTGTTCAAATTTTGCTTCCCCAAGGGTTCCTCAATGGTCACCATCCCCATCATCATTATTTTTCTCGCAGTAAGTTTCACACGCAAGTTCCACTCTAACTTTTTAACTCATAACTTCAGTTTTCATCTTCTATTATGTTAATATTACAAGGTAGGtttcaattaattcaattagtaaagtctttaatagtttaataaaaattctgaGGTTCAATTCCTGGttacaccaaaaatcgattggtatcttcgtctgatgataaaaaattattattaggaGTAAACGTCATAagttaaaactatatatatatatatatatatatatatatagatgagaaGGAAGTGTTATTTTGAGATAAACTCAATGGCttattattcaatttctttctcaatttttcttatTACTGCGGTTGAAAATGGCACATTGCTAGTTAAATATTTGcccttaagttttttttttttaacacaatatTTGCCCTTGAGTATGATTCCCCCATATATTACCAGTTATAGTACCAATCAGTTGAGTTGAGAGCTAAACAACTCATGAATATCACCCCATCCTATTGACATTTCTTGCCGCTCGCTTGTTCCTACAAAAGTCGAGTATGTGTCGGAAACATGAGATACCTTTTTGCTTGTTCCTTCTTCTTGACtttatataaacaaatcaaaCCATTTCTtgcaattatatatttatggatTTTACTGATGTATGCCCTTAAGGCATATATAcattagtaaaatatatatatttttttaaattgggataattacagtaaactcaCCTGAGGTTTGACCCATTTTCATTTTGCCTACCCGTGatttaaaactttacactttacccacctaagGTTACTTCCGTTTAGTCTCTGTTACCCACTTCTGTTAAAAAAGGGGTAAActcattttatgtctctctcctctcaaaacaagaaaaaaaaaaaaaaaaaacaaaaacaaaagaaaataaaatcaaaatgggCATCTCTTAGAACATGActcaaatcaaaaaaatttcaaacccttTTTTCAAACCCAGAACAagatcaaaattttttcaaacctAGAATATGCATCTCTTGAAAAAGTCAGATCACAAGCTTAATGGCTATAAGTTACATCTATGCATTTTAAAGAACCCACCATACCCACCTTCATCGTGAAAGCCAGCCCCCATGAAGACCACCAGCCACAAACACCAAAGAGAAATCTCCAGCCACTACCAATCTTGCCCAAGGCCATTGTTGCCCAGCCTTTGCCGATCTCATTAGCCATCGTCAATCTCGCCTCGAGGCCATGCTAGCCCAGCCTTCGCTGATCTCGCCCACAAGATTGTCACGCTATCCACCTCGTTAGTCTTCCGATCTTGTTGCTTCGGATCCTTTACCTTCGGACCTCCCCCACCTTTAGACCTCCCCCACCTTTTAAAGCTAGCCCCTCTGGTACTCACTGTCcgaaatcaaaacccaccatacTCACCTTCATTGTGAAAGCCAGCCCCCATGAAGACCACCATAACCATATCCCACCACCATTGATCTCCAGGACCACCATACCGATTCACCACCGATCTCCATGGCAGAAGCTTCACCGATCTCTTTTTCTGATCTTGTGTTGTGTTATGTGTTTGTTGTAATATGTGGACTCTCCATAATTTGTGGGCATTTCATTAATTTGTGCTTGTTTTAATTTCAAACAATTTGATTTGTAGTCGTTTGGAATTTTATTTGTTACATtcatatacatttattttaatatcaaaccctaatttttttgattcgttttatgtttgttttcgtctaaaaaatatgttttttaacgGTAAtaacagaggtgggtaacagaaaCTAAACGGAAATAACCTTAGGTGGAcaaagtgtaaagttttaaaccaccGGCAGACAAAGTAAAAATGGGCCAAACCTCAGGTGgatttactgtaattatcccaaaaaattttatgagtaaatgaaaaagtgactaatttttttgataactttttcaatttcacaTAAAAAGCTTCCTAAATGATTGGATTAACGGGTCCCTTCTACATTCATATAGATTGAACACTTGCATttacaaaaaaccaaaaaacacttAAAGAGAGCTCAAAATCATTCAACCGTAACAAGCTATACTATTTACATGGCTACATACTCTTagtaaggaaaaaagaagaagaagaagctagaaAGGGAAAACGGTTAATGCAAAggaaaaacactaaaaactgaGACAAAAATTTTCCACTACCCCTTAGGAGCAGCAGAAAGAATAGGACCATCCATAAACGCCCCATGCTTTCTAAATGCTGGAATGCTGAGGGAGCGTCTTCTCATTTTGCCATTGCTAGGCTTTCTCCTCTCATTCTTCTCCAAGAGAATAGAGGAGTAGGAGCATGGCTCTGATAAAGTTTCACTTTTAGTTCTATGGAAATTGTCCAGGTTTCGGTCCCTAGAACCAGGCATGACCTTATCTTTGgcctcctcatcatcatctgacCAGTAGCCGTTCTCCTGCATGTCCTGCATTGCCAGATCATCATACTCTTCGTCCGACTTTGTAGACTCCTCATCAACAGAGCCAATCTGTACATCAGAGAAAATTTTTTCAGTGTATGTTCTGATGGATCAAACAAAGTTTCAGACTTTTAATTCAGCCAGGATTCCTAGGCTAGGTGTATATCTAAAAGCttttttcaaatcattcaaTTGTGACCAAAATGCTAAAGgtaaattttcctaaaatggtcCGTTAACGAATGCCTTAACATGACCCatttttaaatatcaaacaccctatatataaaataactataACTCTATTTGATAGATAAAAACAACGCCAGTGAAATCATTCACCTATCAGCATAAGCTGGTGAAAAAAAGATGTAAATCCATACCTCTTCATCGACCAATTTGTCAACATCATCACTGAGATCATCGTCACTACCCACCTCAGGTGGGTCATCAACCTCTTCATCACTTCCATGCACTGAAAGTTCCTCCTTGAGctgaatgaaaagaaaacaattaaatatCCAAGCAGATAGTGGCGTGTCTAACTAAAAGTAAAAATGTCATCTTATCACCAATACAGTAGACCTAGAACAAGGGCTCAACCACAAGCTTGGTATCAATTCACATATTCATTTCGTATAACACTGATCATAATTCCAAAACAACTTGAATCATAGGAAAGTTTTCTggaaataactaaatataagtGTCTGTGAATACCTCCTTGGAAGGCGTATCAGACATTCTTGGTGAACTGCAGCAAGAAGAGAAATATTTACTACCAGTATCAGTCCCATCAGCCCTTGACTCATCAACACTTCCAGCACGGCTAGTGGCACCACCACAGGGCCAGGCACTGATCCCATAGAGACCAAACTGAAGATTAACTGGTTCAGCCTTACCAATCTGAGTCCCATGGCCCAAAATAGGCTTCCCATTACTATCAACTGAATCAACAGGCCAAGCCTTTGCAACAGATCCATCAGTATTGACAAGTGCCATGAGATGCCTGGAGGAACCTTTCCTCTGAAGCAGTTGAAACATTCCCTTGGAACTCAATGAATTGGCAGCACACTGGATCCGGTACTCCTCATCTATAACAGTTACAGTGTTTGTGGTAGGATCATAAAGCTGTTCCCCTGCCTCACGCCTACGAAGGCAGCTGAAGACTGTAGCATGGATGGCTGCTACACTCCTATCAACATTGGTATTGTTTATTTTGGGGACAAGATGCTTGTCAGCCCGCTTGCATAGATATTCTTGGATTGTTCTGATGTTTCGAATGTATTTCACATACTTGTTTTTTGCTGGGTCCAGTGTCATATACTTAGCACGGACTGCAAATCTTTCCAAGTGTTTGTCCTCATTTGTGATGTATATCATGAATGGTATGATAGAAGGATGTTTTTTCATAAGCCCCATCTACAGGTAAGgatcaaaacatttagttaGGAAAAATAAGCGTAGAAAagaattttattcatttttaaaaaaaaggaagactgcTAATGAAAGAATATTAGAGGAATACCACAAAATTAAGGCTCAGGTGAACACCCTCAACAACAACTGATTCTTTTCGCTCTTCCCATGCAGTGATCAGACGATCAAGACTATCAATTACCATCTCACTTTGTGCCTTAAATCCTTCAACAGCCATCTGCTTTGGACTGATCAATTCAGTTGTACTAGAACCCACCTCAGATGATTGAGTATCAGATTTCCCAGTTGTCATACCGTCAGGTAGATCATCCTTTGGAAGTGAGTGTGAAATGCCTGCCaacttttttgctttctttttggcCTTTGCTTCTGCAACGGCCACAGGATCCAAAAACTCCCCTGCATGGTAGGTTGAAGCCCAGAGTAGAGGGTTTTGCTTCTCATCTACAAAACTTCTCATCATATGGCGGATAGAGTCAGTTGATACCACTGTAGTGATTCCCAACCTGCTACCCTGCAAGACATTTATGGATGAACTTCAAATTTCCTCATGCTTtcttacaaacaaaatatatatatatatatatatatatatatatgccatgctaggaaataaaatgaataaaaagtgACAACAGTGgaaaaaactacaaataattgtgaaaatgaaaattagtTTAGTCAGCATAGTATACCAGCAATGCAGACAAAGTAGACTTGCCACAGCCACTAGTTCCACACAACAGTACAGTTATAGATTCCTTCCTTTCTCGAATTCTGCaatgagaaaatattattatagaATGACATATATCAGGCAGAACACATTGCAAGGTATAAATCAGGCAGTGGATACTCCTTAAATGAAAAAAGGAAATTCTGTAAAGCCTGTTTTAAGGACATAATCCTGAGGTATAGCTCCAACCTAATCCCAAGATTACCAGTGTAGTCTCATTCCTATCCTACCAAAGCCCAAAGTTTCAGCTAATGAGAAAGCAAagaatttattttccaaaaaatagcacaaataGTCAACAATTTCGTTTCAGGGCATAGTTACCAGAATGAGAAGGAAGCAGTAAATCTCATCCAAAAAGAATCCAACAGAAAAATGAAGCAGGAAAATTTGGTtttaaagggggaaaaaagacaataaaattcaTAAGGCCCTCGACATTTTCTCAAAGTCTTGTTTGAACATTGCAAACAGTTCCCAGAACCTGGTTTCCAGCCTAAACTAAATTTCCCAGCATTTATGCTTCAGAGTAACCTCtgtaacttttttttggggCATCAAAATAAGATCCATAACTCCAAACCAGAATTCTCATCAGCAGCTGTTAACTCCTAGTTAAACAAAAGTACTTCCCATGAATGGCCAGAATCAGCATTATAAGCAAGAAAATTCATCATCCATTGAACATAACAATTAAGCCCATAAAAGAAAACCCAGCTATTTCAGAAGAAGCATGTCTAAGCATAAGCAGTCCATGGGACTAGACCAGCAAGGAAAAATGCATGCAGAACTTATCCAGAGGAAGTATGAACAAAGATGATAAAGATGACAGTAGCAATATTATACTAAATGGTGGGATTGGAAAGGAATAACTGGTATTTAGAGGCATTATAACTAAGATACATAAGTAACTTGTAGATGTGGTGATGACATTATGCTACAGAATGTGCCTTGGGCATTCACTATTCCAGTAGATTTTTGCAGGAGGCTAAGATCATATTGACTCCTTTGTTGAGAAGGATAGACCTTTGGAAATTGAAGGTTGTTATTGTCAAATCTACCCAgacatcaaagaaaaataaatggggGATGCTGATGGTGGCAACCCAAAAGACACAAATTCAAGTCAGTATTCTCTTGATCAGCCACAAAGCAGTAATTGTGGGCATGAAATGAGAATACAttagagaaaagagaaacttgaaaaCCAGAAGTACCTTCAGAAATCTCCTGAGAAAAACAACTCACTTTTCAAGCTCGGTCAAAAAAGGTCAACAGAAATTACTCATTTTGTGTGCATGTCAAATGAAAATGTATCTGGATCACTAGTTCATCTATGGTCATGTGGCAAGATCAGTGCAGTATTGAGTATCTAGTTTCAAATCAACAGGATTCTAAACTTCTCATTTTACCATAGGctagaagaagacatcttatgGTCTACAGGCTCAATCCTAAACAGCTATTGTAGTTTTCTGTTCAGACATACTGATGGCcataaaaaagaacaataattcaaaaattattcttcttttttttggggagggagggcgggggggggggggggggggtgtgtaaGTACagtaattcaaaaaaatttatgagtgTTAACTCTGAAACAATGATTGTGATCAGTTAGATTATTCCCTGAATCATTCCTGAGcctataaaattagaaaaactaCTATGAAGACAGTGCGATCCACAACTTAATTAAGAACCATAtgtaaactaaacaaaatatttcaataatataatta
Coding sequences within:
- the LOC126725486 gene encoding P-loop NTPase domain-containing protein LPA1 homolog 1-like; the protein is MGEVVKVLYIVVVDQDEEDKGKESFRYTRPVLQSTLQLMGCKARHAFKISQRVFEMIKSEIPIDALLPEETSMSRLDALVGSEKVDGCPTTGCLDKTEVGNHLDAGKDGRSNSIPFQLYKRRTTIVVRRESFLDVVCDALAEYKYVGPNQRADLILACRIRERKESITVLLCGTSGCGKSTLSALLGSRLGITTVVSTDSIRHMMRSFVDEKQNPLLWASTYHAGEFLDPVAVAEAKAKKKAKKLAGISHSLPKDDLPDGMTTGKSDTQSSEVGSSTTELISPKQMAVEGFKAQSEMVIDSLDRLITAWEERKESVVVEGVHLSLNFVMGLMKKHPSIIPFMIYITNEDKHLERFAVRAKYMTLDPAKNKYVKYIRNIRTIQEYLCKRADKHLVPKINNTNVDRSVAAIHATVFSCLRRREAGEQLYDPTTNTVTVIDEEYRIQCAANSLSSKGMFQLLQRKGSSRHLMALVNTDGSVAKAWPVDSVDSNGKPILGHGTQIGKAEPVNLQFGLYGISAWPCGGATSRAGSVDESRADGTDTGSKYFSSCCSSPRMSDTPSKELKEELSVHGSDEEVDDPPEVGSDDDLSDDVDKLVDEEIGSVDEESTKSDEEYDDLAMQDMQENGYWSDDDEEAKDKVMPGSRDRNLDNFHRTKSETLSEPCSYSSILLEKNERRKPSNGKMRRRSLSIPAFRKHGAFMDGPILSAAPKG